The following coding sequences are from one Rhipicephalus microplus isolate Deutch F79 chromosome 3, USDA_Rmic, whole genome shotgun sequence window:
- the LOC142802793 gene encoding uncharacterized protein LOC142802793, whose amino-acid sequence MHARSTPHTPGPHTPGPSPPGPSPPGPRPPSTESTSSEGPYTTPPSASTTTGGGVYECSTPFCQSESAYLRSLMDNAKMPACVNFYQHVCGGWARDRRNGQDPNAFLSTDSLLQDELVLALLGTIQSSQEFDVKLASEVYDSCMQRGKIGDTSAEIVRQFFKARQIKRWPLESHDVPQGNQGETMVWRFAAQLIVDLGLATLVTVDVGADPDRHPDRDAGPNAPWPTILQLDRPEPLFASRAFTVPAVRKTLIGGFEEAVKALDATATGQTLESLSNGVADVFQLVSEQKLDNTRSYQPMSVTDLMSGLRTFVEQVFSYSEDTSKWRVLLPSRKYATIGLRKILQVGDRVHLLNYMGFLAVIRIAAYMPDQAHHESNLQTLFFHSVAGRSIVGTRDASLLCLYSTEQLLPGCFSKAALQYLRAQGSDLDARHWIAQLVAAFGHNVRDLSWINDLSALLVRYRLKRRPIARLTSHDGGQCASPRTHSGDNGKPLEEFLDVAMLQQRALLREISVSSRITYKYPLLPETHPHAAFDVSHRYVRVPSVLFNQSVPTNSTAFALHLSRLATRFYQALVLVLFDDPYELVAPVTEVANMHLMASELSRCLSQDATRAYASDGNVFAASDAERELLYRSTALVLAHRAFQQLLPVRRIWNMDFRYSGLPELSSEQLFFVYFALDHCEESDEVHRVDRAHGLTPEHMVNLPLRNTAAFAEAFKCSASSVCVVPGGPQCRYDELFWTTAPGGKHMAAYIKASLILSPSRRNRRGGSRTWNKTGRHSGLSSMVDLQLTLG is encoded by the exons ATGCACGCACGCAGCACGCCACATACGCCTGGTCCGCACACTCCTGGTCCTAGCCCACCTGGTCCGAGCCCACCTGGTCCGCGCCCACCTAGTACGGAGTCGACAAGTAGCGAAGGGCCTTACACCACGCCACCGTCGGCTTCAACCACGACGGGTGGCGGCGTTTACGAATGTTCGACACCGTTCTGCCAAAGCGAATCGGCCTACCTCAG GTCGCTGATGGACAACGCCAAGATGCCTGCGTGCGTCAATTTCTACCAGCACGTGTGTGGTGGCTGGGCGAGGGACCGCCGCAATGGCCAGGATCCCAACGCGTTCCTCTCGACGGACAGCCTGTTGCAGGACGAGCTAGTGCTCGCGCTGCTTGGGACCATCCAGTCGTCGCAAGAGTTCGATGTCAAGCTCGCCTCCGAGGTCTACGATAGCTGCATGCAGCGTGGCAAG ATAGGGGACACGTCGGCAGAAATCGTGCGACAGTTCTTCAAGGCGCGACAGATCAAGCGGTGGCCCCTCGAATCCCACGACGTCCCTCAAGGCAACCAGGGAGAGACGATGGTGTGGCGCTTCGCCGCCCAGCTCATAGTGGACCTGGGCCTCGCCACGTTGGTGACCGTCGACGTGGGAGCCGATCCGGATCGGCATCCAGACCGGGATGCGGGCCCGAATGCCCCCTGGCCTACCATTCTCCAGCTAGATCGCCCGGAGCCGCTGTTCGCGAGCCGTGCGTTTACCGTACCCGCCGTTAGGAAAACGTTGATCGGTGGCTTCGAGGAAGCCGTCAAAGCACTGGACGCCACAGCGACCGGGCAGACGCTGGAGTCATTG AGCAACGGCGTGGCAGATGTGTTTCAGCTGGTGAGCGAGCAGAAGCTGGACAACACGCGCTCCTACCAGCCAATGAGCGTGACTGATCTCATGTCGGGCCTGCGTACCTTCGTCGAACAAGTGTTCAGCTACAGCGAAGACACAAGCAAGTGGCGAGTGTTACTTCCCTCGCGCAAGTACGCGACCATTGGCCTCAGGAAAATCCTTCAG GTGGGTGATCGCGTCCACCTGCTCAATTACATGGGCTTCCTGGCGGTAATCCGAATAGCGGCGTACATGCCCGACCAGGCACATCATGAAAGCAACCTCCAGACTCTGTTCTTCCACAGCGTGGCCGGCCGCTCTATAGTCGGCACGAGGGACGCGTCCTTGCTGTGCCTCTACTCCACCGAGCAGCTTCTGCCTGGCTGCTTCTCCAAGGCGGCGCTGCAGTACTTGCGCGCTCAGGGCTCAGACCTGGATGCTCGCCACTGGATCGCGCAGCTCGTGGCCGCCTTTGGTCACAATGTGCGTGACCTGTCCTGGATAAACGATCTGTCGGCACTGCTGGTGCGCTACCGGCTCAAGCGGCGGCCGATCGCGCGTCTTACGTCGCACGACGGAGGCCAATGCGCATCACCGAGGACGCATAGCGGGGACAATGGGAAACCGCTCGAGGAGTTCCTCGACGTGGCCATGCTGCAACAGCGAGCCTTGCTCCGGGAGATCAGTGTTTCATCCCGAATTACGTACAA GTACCCGCTGCTGCCTGAGACGCACCCGCACGCGGCGTTCGACGTGTCGCACCGGTACGTGCGCGTGCCGTCCGTGCTTTTCAACCAGTCGGTGCCGACCAACAGCACGGCGTTCGCGCTGCACCTGTCTCGGCTGGCGACGCGCTTCTACCAGGCGCTCGTGCTAGTGCTCTTCGACGACCCGTACGAGCTGGTCGCGCCCGTCACCGAGGTGGCCAACATGCACTTGATGGCGAGCGAGCTGAGCCGCTGCCTGTCGCAGGACGCGACGCGGGCCTACGCGtccgacgggaacgtcttcgcAGCCAGCGACGCCGAGAGGGAACTTCTCTACCGCTCCACGGCGCTCGTGCTGGCACATAG GGCGTTCCAGCAGCTGCTTCCTGTGCGGCGCATCTGGAATATGGACTTCCGCTACAGCGGTCTGCCCGAGCTGTCGTCCGAGCAGCTCTTCTTTGTCTACTTCGCGCTGGACCATTGCGAAGAGAGCGACGAAGTGCACCGCGTGGATCGCGCTCATGGTCTCACGCCCGAGCACATGGTAAACCTGCCGCTGCGCAACACGGCCGCCTTCGCCGAGGCCTTCAAGTGCAGCGCCAGTTCTGTCTGCGTCGTGCCAGGTGGACCGCAGTGTCGGTACGATGAGCTTTTCTGGACAACAGCGCCAGGAGGCAAACACATGGCAGCCTATATAAAGGCTTCTTT GATACTGAGCCCAAGCAGGAGGAACCGACGTGGCGGTAGCCGCACCTGGAACAAGACCGGTCGGCACAGCGGCCTGTCCTCCATGGTGGATCTGCAACTGACGCTCGGCTAA